The following coding sequences lie in one Pectobacterium sp. A5351 genomic window:
- a CDS encoding sulfate/molybdate ABC transporter ATP-binding protein, with protein sequence MSIEIRNINKQFGQFRALNEINLSIHSGELVALLGPSGCGKTTLLRIIAGLEQPDSGSIIFHGQDVSVHDVRKRNVGFVFQHYALFRHMTVFDNVAFGLRMKPKNIRPSKSEIEKKVHELLNLVQLDWLGDRYPEQLSGGQRQRIALARALIVEPSILLLDEPFGALDAKVRKELRRWLSQLHEDIDLTSVFVTHDQEEAMEVADRIVLMNKGVIEQIGTPAEVYNNPASEFVYHFLGDSNRLKVAQTEETILFRPHEVSLSVQAQEGYQAVTVRDIRPLGALTRLSLKLGEQSELIEAEVAKDDASLQGLQKGDVIQFKPKRYSHDWEI encoded by the coding sequence ATGAGCATTGAGATTCGCAATATTAATAAACAATTTGGCCAGTTTCGGGCGCTGAACGAGATTAATTTGTCGATCCACAGCGGCGAGCTGGTGGCGCTGTTGGGGCCATCGGGCTGCGGTAAGACGACGCTGCTGCGTATTATCGCCGGGCTGGAACAGCCGGATAGCGGCAGTATTATTTTCCACGGTCAGGATGTGTCCGTCCACGATGTGCGCAAACGCAACGTAGGGTTTGTATTCCAGCACTATGCGCTGTTTCGTCACATGACCGTGTTCGATAACGTCGCGTTTGGGCTACGCATGAAGCCGAAAAATATCCGGCCATCAAAGAGTGAAATCGAAAAGAAAGTGCATGAGCTGCTGAATCTGGTGCAACTGGACTGGCTGGGGGATCGTTATCCTGAGCAGCTTTCCGGCGGTCAGCGGCAGCGTATTGCGCTGGCGCGTGCGTTGATCGTCGAACCGAGCATTCTGCTGCTGGATGAACCTTTTGGCGCACTGGATGCCAAGGTGCGCAAAGAGCTGCGCCGCTGGCTGTCTCAACTGCATGAAGATATCGATCTGACATCGGTATTTGTGACGCACGATCAGGAAGAAGCGATGGAAGTCGCCGATCGCATCGTGCTGATGAACAAAGGTGTGATTGAGCAAATCGGCACGCCAGCGGAGGTGTATAACAACCCAGCTAGCGAGTTTGTTTACCATTTCCTTGGCGACAGTAACCGGTTGAAAGTGGCACAGACGGAAGAGACGATTCTGTTCCGTCCTCACGAAGTGTCGTTATCCGTTCAGGCGCAGGAAGGTTATCAGGCGGTGACGGTACGCGATATTCGCCCACTCGGTGCGTTAACGCGCCTGTCGTTGAAGCTGGGTGAACAGTCAGAGCTGATTGAAGCGGAAGTCGCCAAAGATGATGCAAGCCTGCAAGGGTTACAGAAAGGCGATGTGATTCAGTTCAAACCCAAGCGTTATAGCCACGATTGGGAAATCTGA
- a CDS encoding DoxX family protein — translation MISQLNQWFTRLTDHPDAGKLLLRLTVGILLLFHGGAKIEHGVGWIVQMLQGAGLPGFIAYGVYVGEVVAPILIILGVFTRISGLIAALTLVVATLMVGTGKFFTLTNVGAWALEVEALYFFAGIIIMLVGSGRYSVASNPAYR, via the coding sequence ATGATTTCTCAGTTGAATCAGTGGTTCACGCGTTTAACCGATCATCCCGATGCAGGTAAACTTTTGCTGCGTTTAACCGTGGGTATCCTGCTGCTGTTTCACGGCGGAGCAAAAATTGAGCACGGTGTGGGTTGGATTGTACAGATGCTGCAAGGCGCAGGCCTGCCAGGTTTTATCGCTTACGGCGTTTACGTCGGCGAAGTCGTTGCCCCGATTCTGATCATTCTGGGCGTATTTACCCGTATCTCCGGCCTGATTGCCGCGCTGACGCTGGTTGTGGCTACGCTGATGGTTGGCACGGGTAAATTCTTCACCCTGACTAACGTGGGTGCCTGGGCGCTGGAAGTGGAAGCACTCTATTTCTTCGCGGGCATTATCATCATGCTGGTGGGCAGCGGCCGTTACTCTGTTGCCTCTAACCCCGCTTATCGCTAA
- a CDS encoding MFS transporter — protein MMKQTNEFAPIGRLGLTAIVVLYLAHALPLYFYNVALPSILRSQGVDLRWIGMLSLLYLPWACKFIWAPVIDRYYLPVLGRRRTWLWLTQIALAGGVLVLAFTGLDYGLLPFVLIGLWISTWAATQDIAIDGYTVESLAESEHRLGSMAQSIGVALGSMIGGAGILLLYQLSGWRSALLSLAVLTALTMIAVTWINERPQLSPASERPNFANTFRRREIRWALLLILLYRLVEAPAMAMLTPLLVDQQWTLVEIGLLMSVAGAGVGLLSAVITAWALKRYSSDVLLVRAGWLRSGVYLLLAALLYSGSAMMSGFWLGTLVIVMLAIRYMAMTSLYALFMRLCSRRQAGTDFTVLVCFELLVFFLGGSLSGFLAAGLGYGAYYLLLGVLSLLSVLLCRPLIRQHLTKTI, from the coding sequence ATGATGAAACAAACGAATGAGTTCGCGCCGATCGGCCGATTAGGACTGACGGCGATCGTGGTTCTCTATTTAGCGCATGCCCTGCCGCTGTATTTCTACAACGTCGCTCTACCAAGTATTCTGCGCAGCCAGGGGGTGGATCTGCGCTGGATAGGCATGCTTTCACTGCTTTATCTGCCCTGGGCCTGCAAATTTATCTGGGCACCGGTAATTGATCGTTATTATCTGCCTGTGCTGGGGCGTCGTCGCACCTGGTTATGGCTGACGCAAATCGCACTGGCAGGCGGTGTATTGGTTCTGGCGTTCACCGGATTGGATTACGGTTTGCTTCCATTCGTACTGATTGGATTATGGATCTCGACCTGGGCTGCCACGCAGGATATCGCCATCGACGGCTATACGGTGGAATCACTGGCAGAATCCGAGCATCGCCTTGGCAGCATGGCGCAAAGCATCGGCGTGGCGCTGGGCAGCATGATCGGCGGAGCTGGCATCCTGCTGTTGTATCAATTGTCCGGCTGGCGCAGCGCCTTGCTGTCTCTGGCGGTATTAACTGCGCTGACCATGATCGCCGTCACCTGGATTAATGAACGTCCGCAGCTATCCCCGGCATCCGAACGCCCAAATTTCGCCAATACGTTCAGGCGTCGTGAAATACGCTGGGCTTTACTGCTCATTCTGCTTTACCGACTGGTGGAAGCCCCCGCCATGGCAATGCTGACTCCGCTGCTGGTCGATCAGCAATGGACGCTGGTGGAAATCGGCCTTTTGATGTCGGTGGCGGGAGCGGGAGTCGGGTTGCTGAGTGCTGTCATCACCGCATGGGCGCTCAAACGTTACTCGTCCGACGTACTGCTGGTTCGCGCTGGCTGGCTGCGCAGCGGCGTCTATCTGTTGCTCGCCGCGCTGCTCTACAGCGGCTCAGCCATGATGTCAGGATTTTGGCTCGGCACACTGGTCATCGTGATGTTGGCGATCCGCTACATGGCCATGACCAGCCTTTATGCGCTGTTCATGCGCCTGTGCTCCCGCCGACAGGCTGGCACCGACTTCACCGTGCTGGTGTGCTTTGAACTTCTGGTATTTTTCCTTGGCGGTTCGCTTTCCGGCTTTCTCGCCGCAGGGCTGGGCTATGGCGCTTATTATCTGCTGCTCGGCGTGCTGTCGCTACTTAGCGTTCTGCTGTGCCGACCGCTCATCAGACAACATCTGACCAAAACCATTTAA
- a CDS encoding TonB-dependent receptor: MRYLAPPARVTFLSLAISAQAYAQTDTPPVQDTDVMTVTAARSVKNIADIAGTVYSIEREDIAKQSSAGRSTADILGQLVPGLATASGTTSNYGMTMRGRTVQVMIDGVPLTGSRDGSRQLNSISPTMIERVEVVSGATSLYGAGATGGIINIITRNADDEPYAFSSQFGLKSVDKPSTSDLAYSGTQTASFHNDDVSGFAGLSYTSQGDMRNAHGDRIGPEIAQTDRQNTTSLDFNSRLTWNLDDNQQLSGAFRYYNDEQDSDYGPDYGPGLAALFSPATFQPSLKGIKGLQLDDQPRTRHYGFNTQYQNRDILGGQQLTAEAYYRKEQSRWFPSVSAVTHSALPGGSTYVAMQSNTDIDVWGVHTALQKNLNLAGRDLQLTYGLDYEQEKDSQNGQSYGINTFIASNGLRYQAENRYAMGPDVQVDKTGLFLQSDYALTQRLNLQAGLRHEIIRNKVSTSTPYSEAITADRVAGYQARQLEGGQVKHGETLYNLGLVYQLTDTHQLFTNFSQGFSLPDTQRMLRDVPATFTINGDSIDSIKVNNYELGWRMRDNRGLNAGVTAFYNTSDKVVQFNRDYSVSVADTNERIWGMEGNLQYPLSESWNVGGTLAYTRGEYKDAAGEWRELNAFRVAPLKATLYSDWTFADGYGLRLQSLTVGGTDRAYNDAKYATVSSSIRSTPAAKIQGYTVFDLIAHAPLLGGQVGFGIYNLANRDYKTVYSQQAEATYGKLSSLPAQGRTFALTYSIDY; encoded by the coding sequence ATGCGATATCTTGCGCCCCCCGCGCGGGTAACCTTCTTGAGTCTGGCCATCAGTGCGCAGGCGTATGCACAGACCGATACGCCTCCCGTACAGGACACCGATGTCATGACGGTAACGGCGGCCCGCTCGGTGAAAAACATTGCCGACATCGCCGGGACGGTTTACAGCATTGAACGCGAAGATATCGCCAAACAATCCTCCGCAGGCAGGTCTACCGCCGATATCCTCGGTCAGTTGGTACCAGGTCTGGCTACCGCCTCCGGTACCACCAGTAACTACGGTATGACCATGCGCGGACGCACCGTTCAGGTCATGATCGACGGCGTACCCCTGACCGGTTCGCGCGATGGCTCGCGGCAGCTCAACAGCATCTCACCGACAATGATCGAACGTGTCGAAGTCGTATCGGGTGCCACAAGCCTCTATGGCGCGGGTGCTACAGGCGGCATAATCAATATCATCACCCGTAATGCCGATGATGAACCTTATGCTTTCAGCAGCCAGTTTGGATTGAAAAGCGTAGATAAGCCGTCGACATCCGATCTGGCCTACAGCGGTACGCAAACCGCCTCTTTCCATAACGATGACGTCAGCGGTTTTGCCGGGCTGAGCTATACCTCACAAGGGGACATGCGCAATGCCCACGGCGATCGAATCGGGCCGGAAATCGCCCAAACCGATCGTCAGAACACGACCAGTCTCGATTTCAACAGTCGGCTGACCTGGAATCTGGATGACAACCAGCAGTTGAGCGGCGCGTTCAGGTATTACAATGATGAGCAAGACAGCGACTACGGCCCGGATTATGGCCCTGGATTGGCCGCGCTGTTCAGTCCCGCAACGTTTCAGCCCAGCCTCAAGGGCATCAAAGGGCTGCAACTTGACGACCAGCCCCGTACCCGGCACTACGGCTTCAATACCCAATACCAGAATCGAGACATACTGGGCGGCCAGCAGTTGACGGCTGAAGCTTATTATCGCAAAGAGCAATCACGCTGGTTCCCTTCCGTCTCTGCGGTCACACACTCAGCGCTGCCAGGCGGCAGCACGTATGTAGCCATGCAATCCAATACGGATATTGATGTCTGGGGCGTGCATACCGCATTGCAAAAAAACCTGAATCTGGCAGGACGCGACCTACAGTTAACCTATGGTCTTGACTACGAACAGGAAAAAGACAGCCAGAATGGGCAGTCCTACGGTATCAACACCTTCATCGCCAGTAACGGCTTGCGTTATCAAGCCGAAAACCGTTACGCCATGGGGCCGGATGTTCAAGTGGACAAAACCGGCCTATTCTTGCAATCGGACTATGCGCTGACTCAACGTCTTAACCTACAGGCAGGTCTGCGCCACGAAATCATCCGCAACAAGGTTTCCACCTCAACGCCTTACAGCGAAGCCATCACGGCAGATCGGGTAGCAGGCTATCAGGCCAGGCAGCTAGAAGGCGGTCAAGTGAAGCACGGCGAAACGTTGTATAACCTGGGGTTAGTGTACCAGTTGACCGATACCCATCAACTGTTCACCAATTTTTCTCAAGGCTTCAGCCTGCCCGACACACAGCGCATGTTGCGCGACGTACCGGCGACATTCACCATTAACGGCGACAGTATCGACTCCATCAAAGTCAACAACTATGAGCTCGGTTGGCGTATGAGGGATAACCGTGGCCTGAATGCTGGCGTTACTGCGTTCTACAACACGTCCGATAAAGTGGTGCAGTTCAACCGTGACTACAGTGTATCAGTCGCCGATACCAACGAACGTATTTGGGGCATGGAAGGCAACCTGCAATATCCGCTGTCTGAAAGCTGGAATGTTGGCGGCACGCTTGCCTATACCCGGGGCGAATATAAAGACGCCGCTGGCGAATGGCGCGAACTGAATGCGTTCCGAGTCGCGCCGCTGAAAGCCACATTATACAGCGACTGGACATTCGCTGATGGATACGGATTACGTCTGCAATCCCTGACCGTCGGCGGAACCGACCGCGCTTATAATGATGCTAAATACGCTACTGTCAGCTCAAGCATTCGCTCCACGCCAGCAGCCAAGATTCAGGGTTATACCGTGTTCGACCTCATCGCGCATGCTCCGTTGTTGGGCGGCCAAGTCGGCTTTGGCATCTACAATCTGGCCAATCGTGACTATAAAACCGTCTACAGCCAACAGGCCGAAGCCACCTATGGCAAACTCTCCAGTCTGCCAGCGCAAGGCCGCACGTTCGCTCTGACGTATTCGATTGACTATTGA
- a CDS encoding helix-turn-helix transcriptional regulator, with protein sequence MRVFTCDQLSQAASEQGGKLHFGQELPSDQPVLAGWQRIQSLGNGLVLYLSQSEDLIDAFSQNLLSPGITAAFLLQGQADVSLAGQRLRFDAHSARQRAMLVNLTDSDQFQRHWQAGRRETKICLSFSPIWFERFANESGLCSSSLLQFRRAHWQSLSWQPASDVLQRACRLAFDDRSPVSLIQRLQCESFALDLATDILRSIDASPRQKRFGAHLECCLIRLKDWLDSGEADRLSIGQMAKALGTNPVDLQNGFRTRNGITIAAYLRKHRLERAYQALHRHAVSVDEAAALACYEHVSSFSAAFKKQYGFPPSQVK encoded by the coding sequence ATGCGTGTATTCACCTGCGACCAATTAAGTCAGGCAGCCAGTGAACAGGGAGGAAAGCTGCATTTCGGCCAGGAGTTGCCAAGCGACCAGCCCGTGTTGGCCGGTTGGCAGCGGATTCAGTCCTTGGGTAATGGTCTGGTGTTGTATCTGAGCCAGAGTGAAGATTTGATCGATGCGTTTAGTCAGAATTTGCTGTCACCGGGGATTACTGCCGCGTTTCTGCTCCAGGGGCAAGCGGATGTGAGTCTGGCTGGTCAGCGTCTGCGTTTCGATGCTCATTCCGCCCGCCAGCGCGCAATGCTGGTTAATCTGACGGATAGCGATCAGTTTCAGCGTCATTGGCAAGCAGGCCGACGGGAAACCAAGATCTGCCTGAGTTTCAGCCCAATTTGGTTCGAACGGTTCGCCAACGAGAGCGGCCTGTGCAGCAGCAGTTTGTTGCAATTCAGACGTGCGCACTGGCAAAGCCTGTCCTGGCAACCCGCTTCGGATGTCCTGCAACGTGCCTGCCGGCTGGCTTTCGACGATCGGTCTCCGGTTTCGCTTATCCAACGTTTGCAATGCGAGAGTTTCGCGCTGGATCTGGCAACGGACATTTTACGAAGTATTGATGCGTCGCCTCGGCAAAAGCGTTTTGGTGCTCATCTTGAATGCTGTCTGATACGCTTGAAGGACTGGCTGGATAGCGGCGAAGCCGATCGCCTGAGTATCGGCCAGATGGCTAAGGCGTTGGGGACTAACCCGGTTGATTTGCAGAATGGTTTTCGTACCCGCAACGGTATCACTATTGCTGCCTACCTACGTAAGCATCGGCTGGAACGAGCCTATCAGGCGCTCCACCGACATGCCGTGTCTGTCGATGAAGCTGCCGCGCTGGCGTGCTATGAACATGTCAGTAGTTTCAGCGCCGCGTTTAAGAAGCAGTATGGATTCCCGCCTTCACAGGTCAAATAG